One Tolypothrix bouteillei VB521301 DNA window includes the following coding sequences:
- a CDS encoding photosystem II reaction center protein J translates to MSGSGRIPLWVVATIAGLGVITVVGIFFYGAYAGLGSSI, encoded by the coding sequence GTGTCTGGAAGTGGTAGAATTCCCCTCTGGGTTGTAGCTACAATCGCAGGGTTAGGCGTAATTACTGTTGTAGGTATTTTCTTCTACGGCGCATACGCTGGTCTCGGTTCTTCTATTTAA
- a CDS encoding Uma2 family endonuclease, with translation MSEQQLLDAEEIAIPDISQLEIEDDKPVDNFQSEKQQRLLVEPLYSNPVLTTPFIAAANVGLFYSRKQDPLVPDAFISLNVQMPADWSQKQNRSYFVWEFGKAPEVAIEIVSNRKGKELGAKKEDYARVGIPYYAVFDPLQQIQEAEQMNGALLRVYALTAGKYVELESPFWLETVGIGLTLWTGTFEEQPGLWLRWCDVKGDVIPTGKELSERERQRAEREQQRATRLAERLREMGVDPDTI, from the coding sequence ATGTCCGAACAGCAGCTTCTAGATGCAGAGGAAATTGCTATCCCCGACATTAGCCAATTGGAAATCGAAGATGACAAACCGGTGGATAACTTTCAAAGTGAAAAGCAACAACGGCTGCTAGTAGAGCCACTCTACAGTAACCCAGTGCTGACAACTCCTTTCATAGCAGCCGCAAACGTGGGACTATTCTACTCACGCAAGCAAGATCCACTCGTACCAGATGCGTTTATCAGTTTGAACGTGCAAATGCCAGCAGATTGGAGTCAAAAGCAGAATCGCAGTTATTTTGTTTGGGAGTTTGGCAAAGCACCGGAAGTGGCGATCGAAATAGTTTCCAACCGCAAAGGCAAAGAATTGGGGGCGAAGAAAGAAGATTACGCTCGGGTTGGAATTCCATATTATGCAGTGTTTGACCCCCTGCAACAGATTCAAGAAGCCGAGCAAATGAACGGCGCATTATTGCGAGTATATGCGCTGACAGCAGGAAAATATGTAGAACTAGAATCACCTTTCTGGCTAGAAACAGTCGGGATAGGTTTAACTTTATGGACGGGTACGTTTGAAGAACAACCAGGGCTGTGGCTGCGGTGGTGCGATGTCAAGGGAGATGTCATTCCAACAGGAAAAGAGTTAAGCGAGCGAGAACGACAACGAGCTGAGCGAGAACAGCAACGAGCAACTCGATTGGCAGAACGGCTAAGAGAGATGGGCGTTGACCCGGATACAATTTAA
- the metH gene encoding methionine synthase, with the protein MTYPFLERLHSSNRPVLVFDGAMGTNLQSQNLTAEDFGGAEYEGCNEYLVFTKPEAVAKVHRDFLAAGADVIETDTFGGTSIVLAEYDLADKAYELSKAAAELAKSVAAEFSTPEKPRFVAGSIGPTTKLPTLGHIDFDTMKAAFAEQAEGLFDGGVDLFIVETCQDVLQIKAALNGIEEVFAKKGDRRPLMVSVTMESMGTMLVGTEINAVLTILEPYPIDILGLNCATGPDLMKPHIKYLSEHSPFIVSCIPNAGLPENVGGQAYYRLTPVELRMALMNFVEDLGVQVIGGCCGTRPEHIQQLAEIAKDLKPKLRHPELEAAAASIYSTQNYTQDNSFLIVGERLNASGSKKCRELLNAEDWDGLVSMAKAQVKEGAHILDVNVDYVGRDGVRDMHELVSRLVNNVTLPLMLDSTEWEKMEAGLKVAGGKCLLNSTNYEDGEPRFLKVLELAKKYGAGVVIGTIDEEGMARTAEKKFAIAQRAYRQAVEYGIDAREIFFDTLALPISTGIEEDRENGKATIEAIRRIRQELPGSHVLLGVSNISFGLNPAARVVLNSMFLHEAMAAGMDAAIVSASKILPLAKIEEPHQEICRKLIYDERTFEGNVCTYDPLAELTTLFEGVTTKRAKGVDESLPVEERLKRHIIDGERIGLEKNLAKALENYPPLDIINTILLDGMKVVGDLFASGQMQLPFVLQSAETMKAAVAYLEPLMEKSESGNNAKGTFIIATVKGDVHDIGKNLVDIILSNNGYKVINLGIKQPVENIIEAYEKHKADCIAMSGLLVKSTAFMKENLEIFNEKGITVPVILGGAALTPKFVYEDCQNTYKGRVVYGKDAFSDLNFMDKLMPAKSGGCWDDLHGFLGEFAENEVSGNGRKHSGEKAVKEKAPAEPQEVDTRRSEAVAVDIKRPTPPFWGTKILQPEDISLEEVFWYLDLQALIAGQWQFRKPKEQSKEEYQAFLDEKVYPILEEWKQRVVRENLLHPQVVYGYFPCQAGGNSLYLYDTNRKDAKDAKVIAQFEFPRQKSGRRLCIADFFAPKESGAIDVFPMQAVTVGHVATEFAQKLFASNRYTDYLYFHGLAVQVAEALAEWSHARIRRELGFGAEEPDNIREILAQRYQGSRYSFGYPACPNIQDQYKQLELLGCDRINLYMDESEQLYPEQSTTAIITYHPVAKYFSA; encoded by the coding sequence ATGACTTATCCCTTCCTGGAACGCTTGCATAGCTCCAATCGCCCAGTTCTCGTCTTTGACGGTGCAATGGGAACTAACTTGCAAAGCCAAAATCTCACTGCAGAGGACTTCGGTGGTGCTGAGTATGAAGGTTGTAACGAGTACCTCGTATTTACAAAACCGGAAGCCGTTGCAAAAGTTCATCGTGATTTTCTTGCAGCTGGTGCGGATGTCATTGAGACGGATACCTTTGGCGGTACTTCTATTGTTTTGGCAGAATATGACTTGGCAGACAAGGCTTATGAACTGAGCAAAGCAGCTGCGGAACTAGCCAAGAGTGTGGCGGCTGAATTTTCTACCCCTGAAAAACCCCGCTTTGTCGCAGGTTCCATCGGACCAACTACCAAACTGCCAACTTTAGGGCATATTGATTTTGATACCATGAAAGCTGCTTTTGCCGAACAAGCGGAAGGGCTTTTTGATGGTGGAGTCGATCTGTTTATCGTTGAAACTTGCCAAGACGTACTGCAAATTAAAGCGGCGCTGAATGGTATTGAGGAAGTCTTTGCAAAGAAAGGCGATCGCCGTCCGTTGATGGTGTCGGTGACAATGGAATCCATGGGTACGATGCTCGTAGGGACGGAAATCAACGCCGTACTGACAATTTTAGAACCCTACCCAATTGATATTCTCGGTCTTAACTGTGCAACAGGACCGGACTTGATGAAACCGCATATCAAGTACCTTTCCGAGCATTCACCATTTATTGTTTCCTGTATTCCGAATGCTGGTTTGCCAGAGAACGTAGGCGGTCAAGCCTACTACCGTTTAACGCCTGTGGAATTACGGATGGCTTTGATGAACTTTGTTGAAGATTTGGGTGTCCAAGTGATAGGGGGTTGCTGTGGGACACGTCCGGAACACATTCAACAATTAGCAGAAATAGCCAAAGATTTAAAGCCAAAGCTCAGACATCCTGAGTTAGAAGCAGCAGCAGCGTCAATTTACAGCACTCAAAACTACACTCAAGATAATTCCTTCTTGATTGTTGGGGAACGACTCAACGCCAGTGGTTCTAAAAAATGCCGCGAATTACTGAATGCGGAAGATTGGGATGGCTTGGTTTCCATGGCAAAAGCTCAAGTCAAAGAAGGCGCACACATCCTTGATGTTAACGTTGATTATGTGGGGCGCGATGGCGTGCGTGATATGCACGAGCTGGTATCGCGATTGGTTAATAATGTGACACTGCCATTGATGCTGGATTCCACCGAATGGGAAAAGATGGAAGCAGGGTTAAAAGTGGCTGGTGGTAAATGTTTGTTGAATTCTACCAACTATGAAGATGGAGAACCCCGTTTTCTCAAGGTGTTGGAACTGGCGAAGAAATATGGTGCGGGTGTTGTTATCGGTACAATTGATGAAGAGGGGATGGCGCGAACAGCCGAGAAAAAGTTTGCGATCGCCCAACGTGCCTACCGCCAAGCTGTGGAATATGGAATTGACGCACGGGAAATCTTTTTTGATACTCTGGCTCTCCCTATTTCCACGGGTATCGAAGAAGACCGTGAAAACGGCAAAGCGACTATTGAAGCGATTCGCCGCATCCGTCAGGAATTGCCTGGAAGTCACGTTCTTTTGGGAGTATCCAATATTTCCTTTGGTTTAAATCCTGCTGCACGAGTTGTGTTGAACTCAATGTTTCTACACGAGGCGATGGCAGCTGGAATGGATGCAGCGATCGTCAGTGCTAGTAAAATTTTACCTCTCGCAAAAATTGAGGAACCCCATCAAGAAATTTGCCGCAAGTTGATTTACGATGAGCGGACTTTTGAGGGGAATGTTTGTACTTACGATCCTTTAGCAGAACTCACAACACTGTTTGAAGGAGTCACAACAAAACGTGCCAAAGGTGTTGATGAAAGTCTACCGGTTGAAGAACGTCTCAAGCGCCATATTATTGATGGCGAACGTATTGGTTTGGAGAAAAACCTGGCAAAGGCTTTAGAAAATTATCCTCCTTTAGATATTATCAACACCATCTTGCTAGATGGCATGAAAGTGGTAGGCGATTTGTTTGCTTCCGGACAAATGCAGTTACCCTTTGTGTTGCAGTCTGCTGAAACCATGAAAGCGGCGGTTGCTTATCTCGAACCTCTCATGGAAAAGTCAGAATCTGGTAATAATGCTAAGGGTACGTTTATCATTGCAACAGTGAAAGGAGATGTTCACGACATTGGTAAAAACTTAGTGGATATCATCTTGTCCAATAACGGTTACAAGGTGATTAACTTGGGAATTAAGCAGCCGGTGGAAAACATCATTGAAGCATACGAGAAGCACAAAGCTGATTGTATTGCCATGAGTGGTTTGTTGGTGAAATCCACTGCCTTTATGAAAGAAAACTTGGAGATTTTCAACGAAAAAGGAATTACAGTTCCTGTTATTTTGGGTGGTGCAGCGCTGACACCTAAGTTTGTCTATGAAGATTGCCAGAATACTTATAAAGGTCGAGTCGTTTATGGCAAAGACGCATTTTCTGACTTGAATTTCATGGATAAATTAATGCCAGCAAAATCTGGTGGGTGTTGGGACGATCTCCATGGATTTTTGGGTGAATTTGCTGAAAATGAAGTGTCAGGAAATGGTCGCAAACATTCAGGAGAGAAAGCAGTTAAAGAAAAAGCACCTGCTGAACCACAAGAAGTTGATACCAGACGTTCTGAAGCAGTGGCGGTGGATATCAAACGTCCGACTCCGCCTTTCTGGGGAACAAAGATTCTTCAGCCGGAGGACATTTCTTTGGAGGAAGTGTTCTGGTATTTAGATTTACAGGCGTTAATTGCTGGACAATGGCAGTTCCGCAAACCCAAGGAGCAATCTAAGGAGGAGTACCAAGCTTTCTTGGATGAGAAGGTTTATCCAATTTTGGAGGAGTGGAAGCAGCGAGTTGTTCGGGAAAACCTACTGCATCCGCAGGTGGTTTACGGGTATTTTCCTTGTCAGGCTGGGGGGAATAGTTTGTATCTTTATGATACGAACCGCAAAGACGCGAAGGACGCTAAGGTAATAGCTCAGTTTGAGTTTCCAAGACAGAAGTCTGGGAGAAGATTGTGTATTGCAGATTTCTTTGCACCGAAAGAGTCGGGAGCGATCGACGTGTTCCCAATGCAGGCGGTGACTGTTGGGCATGTTGCTACTGAGTTTGCTCAAAAGTTATTTGCTAGCAATCGATACACGGATTACCTGTATTTCCACGGTTTAGCCGTGCAAGTTGCCGAGGCGCTTGCTGAATGGTCTCACGCTCGCATTCGTCGCGAATTGGGCTTTGGGGCTGAGGAACCGGATAACATTCGGGAGATTTTGGCACAGCGCTATCAAGGTTCGCGGTATAGTTTTGGGTATCCGGCTTGTCCGAATATTCAGGATCAGTACAAGCAACTGGAGTTGTTGGGGTGCGATCGCATTAACTTGTATATGGATGAAAGCGAACAGCTTTATCCGGAACAGTCTACAACGGCGATTATTACCTATCACCCTGTAGCTAAATACTTTAGCGCTTAA
- a CDS encoding rubredoxin, which translates to MSEQAVANTELDRYECRACGYVYEPQKGDDKHDIAPGTSFAELPNSWKCPVCSAKKVAFTNIGPAGTASGFQENLKYGLGVNTLTPGQKNLLIFGALAIAFLLFMSLYGLK; encoded by the coding sequence ATGAGCGAACAAGCTGTTGCCAACACTGAGTTAGACAGATACGAATGCCGCGCCTGCGGCTACGTTTACGAACCCCAGAAAGGTGACGACAAGCACGATATTGCCCCCGGTACGTCCTTTGCTGAATTACCCAACAGCTGGAAGTGTCCGGTTTGTAGTGCCAAGAAAGTTGCTTTTACCAACATCGGTCCTGCAGGTACTGCATCGGGCTTCCAAGAAAATCTTAAGTATGGCTTGGGTGTCAATACCTTGACTCCAGGACAGAAAAACTTGCTGATTTTTGGTGCATTGGCTATTGCTTTCTTGTTGTTTATGAGTCTTTATGGCTTAAAGTAA
- a CDS encoding type II toxin-antitoxin system HicB family antitoxin, which translates to MKLKVIIHEAEEGGYWAEVPAIPGCATQGDTFEELLENLYEAIEGCLSVDIDAVQITDKSKVIEIAV; encoded by the coding sequence ATGAAACTAAAAGTTATTATTCATGAAGCAGAAGAAGGTGGATATTGGGCTGAAGTTCCAGCTATTCCCGGTTGTGCAACTCAAGGAGACACATTTGAAGAATTGCTAGAAAATTTATATGAAGCGATAGAAGGTTGTTTATCTGTTGATATTGATGCAGTACAGATAACCGATAAATCGAAAGTGATCGAAATTGCCGTATGA
- the psbE gene encoding cytochrome b559 subunit alpha — protein MSGTTGERPFSDIITSIRYWVIHSITIPALFVAGWLFVSTGLAYDVFGTPRPNEYYTQVRQELPIVNNRFDAKQQVQQFSNTK, from the coding sequence ATGTCAGGCACTACTGGGGAACGTCCATTTTCGGACATCATTACTAGCATTCGTTACTGGGTAATCCACAGCATCACCATTCCCGCACTTTTTGTTGCAGGTTGGTTATTTGTCAGCACGGGCTTGGCATATGACGTTTTCGGAACACCCCGTCCTAACGAGTACTACACACAAGTACGGCAAGAGTTGCCAATTGTGAATAACCGTTTTGATGCAAAACAACAGGTACAGCAATTTAGTAACACAAAGTAG
- the ltrA gene encoding group II intron reverse transcriptase/maturase, protein MMSELTSNGLKKQLVNWNHINWKKVNKAVRNLRQRIFRASQLGDFRKLRNLQKLMQRSYANLLLSVRRITQTNLGKATAGIDKEIVNTPEQRVILVNNWQGGNLKPTRRVEIPKPNGKFRPLGIPTVRDRIEQAMVLNALEPEWEAVFEQNSYGFRPGRSCQDAIEQSFNLLSRWHNWVLEADIKGFFDNIAHESILNMVSNFPKRELIKGWLKAGFVFQGHLHLTEQGTPQGGVISPLLANIGLHGLETYIKATNPKFGVVRYADDFIVTAKDKESLETAQNLIQAWMSKRGLELSAEKTVITSMEEGFDFLGFNSRHYDGKLLIKPSKKKVLTFCKRIGKEIKNLNGVEQEVLIYKLNPILRGFANYYKAVVSKETFGYISHRVWQYLWRWAKRRHPNKNSKWVRWRYFKTIKGNKWVFACTTSDRQGKDKELVLYQIAYTPIERHIKVKGDASPDDPSLKEYWRKRHQKFGKSRFEKGSKLYKIAENQNWICPECGEPLFNGEEIETHHIVPVAEGGTDDVGNLQHLHKACHKQVHKTPVKTRLK, encoded by the coding sequence ATGATGTCAGAACTGACTTCAAACGGACTGAAGAAACAGCTAGTAAACTGGAACCATATTAATTGGAAAAAAGTTAATAAAGCTGTCAGAAACCTACGGCAAAGAATCTTTCGTGCGAGTCAGCTTGGGGACTTCCGTAAGCTGAGAAACTTACAGAAGTTGATGCAAAGAAGCTACGCCAACTTACTATTATCTGTTCGACGCATCACCCAGACAAATCTTGGAAAAGCAACGGCAGGAATTGACAAGGAAATCGTCAACACCCCAGAGCAACGGGTGATTCTGGTAAACAATTGGCAAGGGGGAAACCTTAAACCAACACGAAGGGTAGAAATACCTAAGCCTAACGGCAAGTTTCGACCGCTCGGCATCCCGACCGTGCGCGACAGAATCGAACAGGCAATGGTTTTGAACGCACTCGAACCCGAATGGGAAGCCGTATTTGAACAAAACAGTTATGGCTTCCGACCGGGAAGAAGCTGTCAAGACGCAATAGAACAAAGCTTCAACTTGCTTTCAAGATGGCACAATTGGGTTCTAGAAGCTGACATCAAGGGATTCTTCGACAACATTGCCCATGAGTCCATTCTGAACATGGTGAGCAACTTCCCAAAACGGGAACTCATCAAAGGATGGTTAAAAGCGGGTTTTGTGTTCCAAGGACATCTTCACCTCACAGAACAAGGCACACCACAGGGAGGAGTCATCTCACCCTTACTTGCCAATATTGGGCTGCATGGCTTAGAAACCTATATAAAAGCCACCAACCCAAAATTTGGCGTGGTGCGATATGCCGACGATTTCATCGTCACGGCAAAAGACAAGGAAAGTCTCGAAACTGCCCAAAACCTGATTCAAGCATGGATGTCGAAGAGAGGTCTTGAATTGAGCGCTGAGAAGACGGTAATCACGTCAATGGAAGAGGGCTTCGATTTCCTGGGGTTCAACTCCCGGCACTACGATGGAAAACTCCTGATTAAGCCGTCAAAAAAGAAGGTGTTAACCTTCTGCAAGCGGATTGGTAAGGAAATCAAAAACCTGAATGGTGTAGAACAGGAAGTTCTTATTTACAAGCTTAATCCAATTCTCAGAGGTTTTGCTAACTATTACAAAGCGGTAGTCAGCAAGGAAACTTTTGGCTATATCTCACACCGAGTATGGCAATACCTTTGGCGTTGGGCAAAGCGTAGACACCCCAATAAAAACTCAAAATGGGTACGCTGGCGTTACTTTAAGACCATTAAAGGTAACAAGTGGGTATTTGCTTGTACAACAAGTGACCGACAAGGTAAGGATAAAGAACTTGTCCTATATCAAATCGCGTATACGCCTATCGAACGCCACATAAAAGTCAAAGGCGACGCTAGTCCCGATGACCCCTCCTTAAAAGAGTACTGGAGAAAACGCCACCAAAAATTTGGGAAATCTCGCTTTGAGAAGGGTTCCAAATTATATAAGATAGCAGAAAACCAAAACTGGATTTGTCCAGAATGTGGCGAACCATTATTCAATGGAGAGGAAATCGAAACCCATCACATAGTACCTGTTGCAGAAGGTGGAACAGACGACGTGGGAAACCTCCAGCACCTGCACAAAGCGTGCCATAAACAGGTACACAAAACCCCAGTGAAAACTCGTTTGAAGTAA
- the ndhC gene encoding photosynthetic/respiratory NAD(P)H-quinone oxidoreductase subunit C, translating into MFVLSGYEYLLGFLIICSLVPALALSASKLLRPSGRNPERRTTYESGMEPIGGAWIQFNIRYYMFALVFVVFDVETVFLYPWAVAFNRLGLLAFIEALIFIAILVVALVYAWRKGALEWS; encoded by the coding sequence GTGTTTGTCCTCAGCGGTTACGAGTACCTCCTAGGCTTCCTCATTATCTGTAGCCTAGTGCCTGCCTTGGCTCTATCAGCGTCTAAGCTCCTGCGACCGAGCGGTCGCAACCCAGAACGGCGCACCACCTATGAATCTGGTATGGAACCCATCGGTGGAGCCTGGATTCAGTTCAACATCCGCTACTACATGTTTGCTCTTGTCTTCGTCGTTTTTGACGTAGAAACTGTGTTTTTATACCCTTGGGCAGTAGCTTTCAATCGCCTCGGGCTGTTGGCATTTATTGAAGCCCTCATTTTTATAGCAATTCTTGTAGTTGCCCTAGTTTACGCATGGCGTAAAGGAGCTTTGGAATGGTCTTAG
- a CDS encoding AAA family ATPase: MLSKIKVQHYKSLFDTEVDLEPFTVFIGPNGSGKSNICEALAVLSNFLQRLISTTNTTEVIQLFAESLTTVEKNQQSIESKFWHGKRDYLLFEVSTLSTAESTLSNKSKNLLDLSLQLNYQERRIDIKTFEKTRSRTTQYTQELREFLVVNEYRDSFLANALKKVNIYDFAPVNLSIQASLIDTMDRTGQGIAYALVDILHANRKSFDELEDRLRRLVPNIQRIVLPRGTNQTFLLELIDKYSEHHIPASDISDGTLRILAFLTALYQENTPSIICFEEIENGVHPWLLHKMVELLKIVSIEGITGKPVQVLITTHSPVLLNYVEPHEVRAVELDNEGKTQVHALPTDSIRFQKALEAYDGALGELWFSNIFGGNPV, from the coding sequence ATGCTATCTAAAATAAAAGTTCAGCACTATAAGAGCCTTTTTGATACTGAAGTCGATTTAGAACCATTCACCGTATTCATTGGACCTAATGGTTCTGGAAAGTCGAATATTTGTGAAGCTCTTGCTGTGTTATCTAATTTTCTCCAAAGGCTAATATCTACTACAAACACTACAGAAGTCATACAGTTGTTTGCAGAGTCTTTAACGACTGTAGAGAAGAACCAGCAAAGCATTGAATCTAAATTTTGGCATGGAAAGCGAGATTATTTGTTGTTTGAAGTCAGTACGCTATCAACAGCAGAAAGCACTCTTTCTAACAAATCCAAAAATCTTTTAGACCTATCACTTCAGCTTAATTATCAAGAGCGCAGAATTGATATAAAGACTTTTGAAAAGACTCGTAGTCGAACAACTCAATATACACAGGAACTAAGAGAATTTTTAGTTGTTAATGAATACCGAGATTCCTTTCTCGCTAATGCCCTGAAAAAGGTTAACATTTATGATTTTGCACCAGTCAATCTCTCCATTCAAGCCTCCTTAATTGACACAATGGATAGGACTGGTCAAGGAATTGCTTATGCTTTAGTTGATATTTTACACGCAAATCGTAAAAGTTTTGATGAATTGGAAGATCGCTTGAGGCGGCTTGTTCCTAATATACAAAGAATTGTCTTGCCTCGTGGAACCAATCAAACTTTTTTGCTGGAATTAATTGATAAATATTCAGAACACCATATTCCTGCTTCTGACATATCAGATGGAACACTGAGAATCCTAGCTTTTCTGACTGCACTATATCAAGAAAATACTCCAAGTATCATTTGTTTTGAAGAAATAGAGAACGGAGTTCATCCTTGGCTCCTACATAAAATGGTAGAATTATTAAAAATCGTTTCTATAGAAGGAATCACTGGTAAGCCCGTTCAGGTTCTAATCACAACTCATTCTCCCGTACTGCTTAATTATGTTGAACCTCATGAAGTCCGTGCTGTTGAGTTAGATAACGAAGGTAAAACTCAAGTTCATGCCTTACCCACAGACTCTATACGTTTCCAAAAAGCACTGGAAGCTTACGATGGAGCATTAGGTGAGCTTTGGTTTAGTAATATATTTGGAGGCAATCCGGTATGA
- a CDS encoding photosynthesis system II assembly factor Ycf48: protein MFSIAKSWQRLLALFAVILACVGCSKVPSTAYNPWEVVSVPTEAKLLDIAFSDPQHGFLVGSNATLLETKDGGSTWQPIELQLEDQRYRFNTVSFSDKEGWIAGEPSLLLHTTDAGHSWSRIPLNEKLPGNPIKIVALGQYSAEMATDVGAIYKTTDAGLNWKAQVEQAVGVVRNMKRSPDGKYVAVSAKGNFYSTWEPGQTAWVPHNRNSSRRVENMGFTSDGQLWMLARGGQIQFSDPADPEKWQDAKFPELSTSWGLLDLAYRDSDEIWLGGGSGNLMRSPDGGKTWEKDRDVETIPANLYKIVFFNPKQGFAIGDRGVLLKYNSSVASTAKSEAA, encoded by the coding sequence ATGTTTTCAATTGCAAAATCTTGGCAGCGTTTATTAGCTTTATTTGCAGTTATCCTCGCGTGCGTGGGATGTAGTAAGGTTCCTTCAACTGCTTACAACCCGTGGGAAGTGGTTTCCGTGCCAACAGAGGCAAAACTCCTCGATATTGCCTTTAGCGACCCCCAACACGGTTTTTTGGTAGGTAGCAATGCAACTCTGTTAGAAACTAAAGATGGTGGTTCCACTTGGCAACCGATAGAATTACAATTGGAAGACCAACGATATCGTTTTAACACTGTTAGTTTCTCCGACAAGGAGGGATGGATAGCAGGAGAGCCTTCTTTATTACTCCATACCACTGATGCAGGTCATTCCTGGTCGCGCATTCCTCTTAATGAAAAGCTACCGGGTAACCCCATTAAGATTGTCGCCTTAGGACAGTACTCTGCTGAAATGGCAACGGATGTAGGAGCTATATACAAAACTACTGATGCAGGGCTGAATTGGAAAGCTCAGGTAGAGCAAGCTGTTGGGGTTGTTCGTAACATGAAACGCTCTCCTGATGGGAAATACGTTGCTGTTTCTGCTAAGGGGAACTTCTACTCCACTTGGGAACCAGGGCAAACTGCTTGGGTTCCTCACAACCGCAATAGTTCTCGACGCGTGGAAAACATGGGATTCACGAGCGATGGCCAACTGTGGATGCTAGCACGGGGCGGTCAAATTCAGTTTAGTGACCCAGCAGACCCAGAAAAGTGGCAAGATGCTAAATTCCCAGAACTATCCACAAGCTGGGGCTTGCTGGATTTGGCTTATCGCGACAGCGACGAAATTTGGCTGGGTGGCGGTAGCGGTAATTTAATGCGTAGCCCTGACGGTGGCAAAACTTGGGAAAAAGACCGCGATGTTGAAACAATCCCCGCAAATCTCTACAAAATTGTTTTTTTCAATCCGAAACAAGGTTTTGCGATCGGCGATCGCGGTGTTTTACTAAAATATAATTCCAGTGTTGCAAGTACTGCCAAGTCTGAAGCAGCCTAG
- a CDS encoding photosystem II reaction center protein L, translating into MDRNTNPNNQPVELNRTSLYLGLLLVFVLGILFSSYFFN; encoded by the coding sequence ATGGATAGAAATACCAATCCCAACAATCAGCCGGTTGAGTTGAACCGGACTTCATTGTATTTAGGACTACTACTCGTCTTTGTTCTGGGGATTCTGTTTTCCAGTTACTTCTTTAACTAA
- a CDS encoding type II toxin-antitoxin system HicA family toxin, whose amino-acid sequence MSGKELTKLLERNGWILLRVQGSHHIYGKPGIASRISVPIHGNKGLKVGLLRHLLKTAGLLEGLSQEKPVDETLDEQEDRKESE is encoded by the coding sequence ATGTCTGGCAAGGAGTTGACAAAGCTCTTAGAACGCAACGGTTGGATACTATTACGGGTTCAAGGTAGTCATCATATATACGGTAAACCAGGGATTGCTTCTCGAATTTCTGTACCAATTCATGGTAATAAAGGTTTAAAGGTAGGCTTACTTAGACATTTATTAAAAACTGCTGGTTTATTGGAAGGTTTATCACAAGAAAAACCCGTAGATGAAACACTTGATGAACAAGAAGATCGTAAGGAGTCAGAGTAG
- the psbF gene encoding cytochrome b559 subunit beta, with product MTSGNNINQPITYPIFTVRWLAVHTLAVPTVFFLGAIAAMQFIQR from the coding sequence ATGACAAGCGGAAATAACATCAATCAACCGATTACCTATCCCATTTTTACAGTTAGATGGCTTGCCGTTCACACCCTAGCAGTGCCAACCGTCTTCTTTTTAGGTGCCATTGCTGCAATGCAGTTTATTCAACGCTAG
- the psaI gene encoding photosystem I reaction center subunit VIII, translating into MYSASFLPSILVPLTGLVIPGIVSAFMLLYIERDDIG; encoded by the coding sequence ATGTACTCAGCTTCATTCTTACCTTCCATCCTTGTACCCCTGACAGGTTTGGTAATTCCTGGTATCGTATCGGCGTTTATGTTGCTTTACATTGAACGTGACGATATCGGTTAA